The region CGGAGCTGGAGTCGTTTTACACGCAACAAAGCGCGCGCCCAACACAGGTTCGACTCTCTATAAACcctttcatacatttttgattGTCTCTCTGATGTTCCCACTTTTGGAAACGTGAGAAAcacaacctggaaaaaaaatctcagtgtTCAGTAGCTCAGTGgaagaccttaaaaaaaatacttatagcGCTGCGTGTACCTTGGTTAAACaacaattatgaatacacaagagaaaattaaacatttcactttactcattcactgccattgacggctatagacgtcaaaaaatatttgtaactatttctattagtttaacattttcccccacttttgttaacaagagtaagaaaaactagaattgtttttattgtataagaacagagataaaatttgtgattaatcgtgagttaactagtgaagtcatgcgattaattacgattacattttttaatcgcctgatgcccttcatttttaataatcttttctttttctatgaaaagatgaaaaattgggggcgtcaggcgattcaaattaaattaatcgcgtatattttatattaattttaactatttctataagataaacatttcccccacttttgttaacaagagtaagaaaaactagatttgtttttattgtataagAACAgagatcaaatttgtgattaatcgtgagttaactagtgaagtcatgcgattaattacaattacattttttaatcgcctgacgcccttcatttttaataatcttttctttttctatgaaaagatgaaaaattgggggcgtcaggcgattcaaattaaattaatcgtgtatattttatattaattttaactatttctataagataaacatttcccccacttttattaacaagagtaagaaaaactagatttgtttttattgtatgagaacagagataaaatttgtgattaatcgtgagttaattagtgaagtaaggcgattaattatgattaaaaatgtaatcgtctgacgcccctaatttttaatcttttcattataaaaagaaaagattattaaaaaaataagggcgtcatcataattaatcgcatgacttcactaactcacgattaatcacaaatgttatatctgttctaaatgtacaatcatttttttctaggttttcatactcttgttaacaaaagtggaaaaatgttaaactaatagaaatagttaaaataaatgtgtgacCTTTAtagcaatggcagtgaatgagttaattataaaCAACCTCAAACATGAGGAAGTGAGATTTTAGGCTGAGAATGAAGTGACATCAGAACCACAGTGGAGATTTTGCCGGCTAATACAGCGTATCTGggtaagcctggtttgttaaaaatggaTTCGTAATGACTGTATCAGGCTGTCAGCAAAAGTGTGCAGTCATTTTCGCCtattaaactgcctttgaaaagtagtctgATGGCTACTCGcttagcggctagctgctagccactagccgctagccactagCCGTTAGCGCAGGGAACAGGCACCACATTCTGCAATGTCTGTGTAagtaattcgtttttttttttgtttagcatCCTTAATTAGCAATTGAACATGATTTCAGGATGTTATGGTGGCAACGGTTTGTGATGggcaatttaaatttaaactgaGCTCAGACTACAACTTCCAGTCAGGAAGACGAGGCCAGTCAGCCGCCATATCACACGTGACACGCGCTGTCACGggtaacttcaaaataaaagcgtaaCTCTGTGTATCACTGtatttggaaatatttttattttaatgttggccaTGGCACCACATTATCGTTTTTGTGTAGCATTGCTACAGCTAGCTTGACTGTCTTCCTGACCATGCACACCAAATAAATGAGTACCAGAGGCAGAAAAAATTATCGGAGTACGTGAATTACTCAAGGACTCGTTTCATCcgttattattgtcattatgcaCTCTTAAACCTGCTGTGTAAAATGTAACCCAAACTGGGTGAAATCGCTAACCCAGCGCTGGGTCCAAAAGGAAACAAGCCAGTGCTACCAAAAAAATGGGTTTCTTCTAGAATGTCAGTATAAGGTGTGGtgatgatgctaatgctaaatgatgctaattttaaaatttacatCAACCTGTGACCAGCTTCAGCTCTACAGCCCGCCCAAATCCAATCCTCagcacaatttttaaaataaaaaataatgaacccAACCTTGGATAATAGTAACCCAATCTGCTCTAAATCTGCAGCTTCCCAGTGAGTTGGTTAGGAAACAAAGCaaccattttaactcatttactgccattgacctttataaacgtcaaaaaaatcattttaactatttctattagttaaaaaaaaaaatctacttttgttaacaagagtatgaaaacctagactttttactgtacatttagaatagatacaaaatttgtgattaatcgttgagagtaattacgatttaaaaaatgtaatcgcctgacgccactaatttttaacaatcgtctagtcaggcgattcaatttttaaatcgtaattaatcgcatgactcacgattaatcacacattttatcagttctaaatgtacaatttttttaataggttttcatactcttgttaacaaaagtggggtaaaaattaatagaaatagttcaaatgaatttttgacgtttatagccgtcaatggcagcgaattagTTACTATTATatgttttatattcatattatttTGTGATGCAATGGTGCGTTAAATAACACACTGACCTTCCCCTGTGCGCTAATTCCAGAGTGacatcattcatttaatgtcGCTGTGTGGCAAAAGCCAGCGGCAAATCGAGACCTGGTTCCGACTGCGCCGCCACCAGGACAAGCCGTGTCAAACCAAAAAGTTTGGAGAGGCGACGTAAGTAAGCCTTCTCCGTTTACCAATCAAGTTCGAATTACAAGTTGAATTCATTCTGTGCCCatgctcataactcaaaacactcatttCTCAAATCCTCTTTCTCTTGTTCACCATCTGCTGCTTTTTGTCAAATTTGgtgttgcccaaaaaaaaagaaaaaaagagtgtttGCTAGTATCTTGAAAAATTTGGATAACCAGtgagtcaaggtaccactgtatgttattttatctgaaaaataaatttctttatgtttttataatcACCTTTTGAGCTACAGAAATATCTGCTTTGTTTATTGTCACAGCTGGAGGTTCTTTTTCTACCTCACAGCCTTTGTGGGCGGGCTGGCCTGTTTGATTGATGTAAGTTGTTCACGTTTTTTCATAACatatggcaaaataaaaataattccctCAATTGCCACTTTTTGTTCTCCTGTGGTTCCTCGATAGACCCCCTGGTTCTGGGACCTCAGGGAATGCTGGAGGCAATATCCGGTTCAGGTGGGTGGGCACATGACAAGCCACTGATaacataatcatttttatttatttatttatttgcaattcAAGTTATTTCAAATTCTTTAAGTTTtgttctgaccaaccaatcagaggacggaaaaaaattgacgtcaactctgattggttaaaaaaaaacagtagttgCGATGGGCAGATTACATTGACATAGCAACAGTAAGaaactgaaatctgattggacaaaaaaaaatcttaacatcAATAatcgcccccccaaaaaatgttgggaATAAATGTATACTTTATTTAGGTTGTAAATTGTGTTTAGGCTAGCAATTCAAATTCTACTTCCatgtgctgtattttttttataatacgtCACGTTATGTCATTGAATGTTCCACAGCCCATGCAAAGTCGTCATTACTGGTACTACATGCTGGAGCTTGGCTTTTATGGCTCCTTGCTGCTCCGGATCTCCGTTGACATCAAGAGGAAGGTGAGACCCTCAATATTTTATAGCCATTTTGTTCCATACATGATTAGGTCTCTTTTGTGAAATCTACTTTATTGGTTAGGATTTCAAGGAACAAGTGATCCATCATTTGGCCACCATCTTCCTGCTCAGTTTCTCGTATTGTGCCAACTACATTCGCGTTGGCACTTTGGTCATGATCCTGCACGACTCCGCTGATATCCTGCTAGAGGTCAtgcaaacttctttttttttctgctaagcTACTTTTGTGGAGAATCAGTATTTTTATGACCACATTTATGCTACTTCTTTACTCAACTGTagatgtttaactcattcactgccattgacggctataaacgtcaaaaattcatttgaactgtttctattggtttaacattttttctgcttttgttaacaagagtatgaaaacctagattttttttaattgtacatttagaacagatataaaatttgtgagtaatCGTGATATAACTAGTGTAGTCGTGCAATTAagtacgattaaaattttaatcggctgacaccccgaattttttataatcttttctttttttattcattcactgccattgacggctataaacgtcaaaaattcattttgactatttttattagttaaacatttttttccacttttgttaacaagagtatgaaagcctagatttttttattgtacatttagaacagatataaaatttgtgagtaatCGTGATATAACTAGTGTAGTCGTGCAATTAagtacgattaaaattttaatcggctgacaccccgaattttttataatcttttctttttttattcattcactgccattgacggctataaacgtcaaaaattcattttgactatttttattagttaaacatttttttccacttttgttaacaagagtatgaaagccttgaatttttttattgtacatttagaacagatagaaaatttttgactaatcgtgagttcatgcgattaattacaattaaaaattttaattgcctgtcgcccctaatttttaataatctttttttaatgagttcatggcagtgaatggattAATATTCAACAGTGTTACCAGgaaattacaatttatttcaattccAAACAGCTATcaggtgtaaaaaaatatatatataaaaattgaattaaataatttttttatatattatacgtATAGTACTGTACTGGGTAATCCTCTCTCAGATTCTCAGTAATATTTgtcattcttcacagaggattaaaaatatatgcctgtgaggtTTGTTATTGACTGTCTCCGCTTGTGTTAGTAACAACTCTGCAACacagatgctaattgttagcttgTTTGCCTATAAGTGCGTTGAGCCACCTGCTACCATACTGCACTCTTATCTCAAGTTAATATATACTCGCAAATCAAAGTCCAAAATCAACTGACGACTACATGCCACAAAGTATAATCCCCCAAAAGTTTAATATCATTTTCAAATCATCTtataacattaactcattcactgccattgacggctatagacgtcaaaaattcatttgaactatttctattagttaaaaaaaaaaagtgtgaaaacctagattttttttattgtacatttagaacagatttaaaatttgtgattaatcgtgagttaactagtcaagtcatgcgattaattacaattttaaaaaatgtatcgcctaacgcccctaatttttaatgatcttttcttttctttttttaaatcgcgtcaatttttcaattgtaattaatcacatgaattcaataattaactcacgattaatcacacattttatatctgttctaaatgtacaatgaataatattttttttaggttttcatactcttattaactaAAATGGGAAGTgtcaaattaatagaaatatttcaaatgaattttcgacgtctatagccgtcaatggcagtgaatgaaaacatgttactcatttgattgttgtttttaagtgcGCCAAAAGTGCACATGTACATTCACATGGGGTAAACTCTCCAGAATTTGCACTAAAAACCTAAACTTAGTTCCTCCCCCAACTTACAAAGATCTTGAACAGTAACTGTAGATCATGTCTATCGTGTCAACATACTTTCTTGACGCCAATGACTACTTTCCTATCGGGCTTCAGCACCATCTTATGGTATCCTAGGACATTACAGAAGAGCACAGAAATATGCATTATgcaaataggtgagtttttcagAGAATAGTTGCAGACACAGtccaccaaataaataaatatggtgAATTTGTTAATAGCAAACCACAAATAGTAACTTACACGTGTTAAAAGTCCAAGAAATTAGAGGCTACACTTAAAGGGAAGCGTTTATTCTATATTTACGGTACAGTATATATAAGTGACAGGTGGCTAATCGGGTCATGGCATCCATTAGAGGAAAAACAGTATTTCCTTTGTTTGACCTTGTCTAGAACACAATAATAATCTTGTGCCTCTCGATGTCTGCAGTCTGCCAAGATGTTTAACTACGGCTCTGGCTGGAGGAAAGTCTGTGATGTCCTCTTTGTGGTTTTTGCTTCAGTTTTCTTTTTGACTCGGCTGGTGATTTTTCCTAGCAAGTAAATCCGTTTTTATTCTATTTCTTTCTCTCGGACATACGTAAATACTACCTCACACGTGAAAAACCTAACTTGTGTTCTGTGGTCATTTTCCAGGATCATCCACACAACCCTTGTACTATCCATGGAGACTTTCGAACCCTTTGCCGGCTACTACTTTTTCAACATCCTCTTAATGGTACTGCAAGGTCTACATGTATTTTGGGCTGCTTTAATCTTAAGGATGGTCGGGAAGTTCTTGACAGGAACGGTGAGACTCATctctgcatttttttaaatctttatacTGATTACAagtgttatatttttttcagtggtGATTGAAGGACAAATTTCCATTTCGCAAACTGAGCCTTTGTTGCAACGGTGgaatgttaatgttaataaCTAACCACTGGCAAGCTATTTCCCTCCCCCATTTGTTTTTCTAATAAAATTGAGAACATTAGCTTTGTTCCATTTTGAAATATTGTTTGATATTTACATTCCTAGGCTTCAGTCGGAAATTAATGAAGCGTAGcatctaaaacaaaaatgtcatttcaggAATGCAAATAACTTTAGTTTACCATCTTAATCAAAAACGAATgtgcttttctatttttttcccctttttaaaCAGTGAGAATGAATAGCATTATATTACTTCTACTAAAGCTTTTCAGACAAACCTGCACAGAATATATATCCAAAATATCATGCATGTTGTCATCTTCTGCCCTCAGATAGAAAAAGATGAACGCAGCGACGAAGACAGTGAGCTGGAAGAAGATAAAGAAGAAGGAGATTATTGTCCAACGGGAAGTAAAGACACCCAAAACTACAAACTCCTCACCTTGAGTAACAATTGTGTCCTTAATAATTTCACCAACCACAGAGCTTCAGTTGCTGACAGAATGCGTAAAGCTCAAtagacattttaaattattcattaggtttattttattgtatttttttttatctataaaGCCAGGCCAACCTTAGAACAATCAACAATCCAGAAATAGCATAGCATTTGGTgttatacattaaaaatgtatattattgtTTAATTCATAGCAGCCTTCTTTCGTTTGTTttctaaaattttaaaaatatttttagaccAATGTTGCTGTATGAACTGGCTATAACAAATACGCCATTgaaaggcagaacaattaaatacttttccactagatggaaaaaaacgtacaaatgaatctgttgccattcatactaCTGAATAATCTTTGAGTACAACTAAACATGTTTGTTTAGAGGTGTTCCGTGACATTTTTgtaatgaaaaatgtgtgttttggctcaataaaggttgggaaacactgatgtACACTTTTAAACTGAGGTTTGTTTAATACAGCCAGTCGACCAAGACAAGCACGGCAATAAAGGtaaggatttttaaaaatggttatttttatttatgtcgtTTAAGAGTTTGTCATCCAAACTAGCCTACTTCGTTAGCATAGGGGCTGGGAGTGACGGATTTACGTACAAAATCGGTGTTACGTCGATGTCGTAGGAACGGACCTGTTTGAACATGCTCATACGTAAAGAATTATTCCCGAGGTGTCTATTATATTTATGACGCAGCATCCTAAGAAGtggttttattattgtaattttgaTTTTACTAACGCGGCAGTAGACTCCTAGTAGCTATACGTACAACGGGGTTAGAATCActcgttaaaaaacgtttttgcttttaaaataatcttattCACTGCCAGTCCCGGATCTTTGAGAACTAGGCAGTTCATTCGTCTACGTTAATGTTCTAAGGctaaagctaacattagctgtGTTTCGGTCCACTTAGCATTatttcgttttattttttatttaattttttacttaattgtATGTCATATTGGCAAAGCTTGTGCAATACATAGATAAATAGTGATACTATTATCCAATGGACAACACCgtctctgtggcgcaatcgGTTAGCGCgttcggctgttaaccgaaaggttggtggttcgagcccacccagggacgcttagattttttttttttactcttttctcGTCATTGGACAGTGACGTCAGTACAATATGTCATAGGAAAGGCTTCTTTAACCCACCAGAGAACACTAAATAGCTGCTGATGGCTTATTTACCTGTGCGGTGACTCGGGACATTTTGAAACAGCTCACGTTGCGCTGACACTTTTGTGGATTAACATCACAATTGTACATTCCGTTTTTGCACCAGCAGAGCTGCGTGAGGAAATGTGTTTATCTCACACGGAGCAATCTTTTAATCTTATCTATTATCTAATTTCACAGCAACGACGACACGTTTTATTTGAAACTAGGATGGAATGAAGTCGGAGAAGCaaattttggtttatttttgtaaatgctGTTATTACAGAGATTgcgtgttttaaaaacaaacaaactcttttttagtaaaaaaaataaatcaaaataaatcaaaagggACAAGTGGACATGCGCTTTGTTTCTCCAGGTCATAAAGCGACACTTCCCGTTGCTTCCAGCAGATGGCGTTCCCGTGCGTGTCCACACTGACGAGTGCAGAGAGCAGCTCGAGGCTGTCAAGTTGAGCAGATCATCGCCGAGCAACGAGGCTCACAACGAAGCTTGGAGAGAAGAGAAAGAGATGAGGCGGCTTCTTATGCCAGAAATGCTCACCTTCTCCGGGCTTTGACACTACAGAGGTGTCACCTCATAGCGCGGTGTTGCACCAGCGacctggaaaagaaaaaagcagggAGAAAGCATCTTTACTCTTGGATGGAAAGTGGAGACTGAGAGACTCATCGGTTACTATAACGACATGGGGTGAGTTTTGAAGAAATTGGTGTTAAATAAAAGGCAGAGagaaaacatttgatttaaGCGACCAAACTCAATTTGCTGCCTGAACTCTCTCTAGAAAAGAAGCGTCAAACACCTTGTAAGATGTTTCCTCATCACAGAGAAAGGTAAGATCCCTTTTGTTTCCATCTAGAATTTCTActttaacttgattttttttttgtgtgaatttggCATCTCACAGGAAATATAGATTATgataaaacattcaatatgcTTTCAGTAATTCTACATCAATAGTATGCTTTCTAGTGGCCAGTTGTCATTTGGAAATCATGAAAATATATAGACATGAATGTCGAAGGCGCCAAAACGATCTACGAAGAGTGGTAAGAAATACCCGAACAATTTTTGCATATGTTAATCAGTCTGTGTTTGTAAAGCTGTGCTTTAGCATAAACTCATTCCTGAGCCCAGACTCCCTTAAATCACTATTATGTGGCTTTGTTCTGCTttgagcacccccccccccccgtttaacccccccccccccacatggTACATCACTCTGCTAAATGGTTAAAAAACTGCACGCCTGGTTAGCTTGAATAATGCTAATCATCAAAATCATTCATTGTGTTTTATCAGCAGTCCTGTAACATTTGTTGTAtcaatttacccccccccccaaaaaaaaacgttacttaAAATATGTATTCATCTATACAATtaaatgattgatttatttaaaaaaaaaaagaaaaacctaacacattataaaaataaatcatttcaaaaacgtattttgctagGCTAATAGCATAGCTGTTACAGTATTGCCTAATTGGTTTAAGCTAtgacaaattcaacaaacaagagTCCAGTTGCCTTGATTCAACCTTTCTGGGTTAACATGACCTGGATCATGACAATCTACACAAGCataaaggcaaaaaataaaataaaacaaaataaaaggtcATTGATGGTTTTTGTTTCTCTAATGTGATggtaagttaaaaatgacttgggcaattaCGCTTTTAGGCTAATGATTTATtgcattatttattgattggttAAATCATAatgacatttattataaatatcactgaaaatgagaatttattttaattgtaacaAACCATTTTGTGTGGTTTCTTAtgtaattaatacatttttgaaaaattcttGTAAATGTCCCAATTTGTTTTGATAAAACTGCACCTTTTGTTACAACTTAATTCTGAAAATGTATTCTGCTAAAAttctgtgtgcttttttttcctgtctttttttttttggggggggggggttgtctggTATTTGCATTTGtcaataaaaaagtaatttttttttgtaaataaaaaaaatacaaaaacataagTAAAGATGAGATTTtttgggttttatttattttttgaacactttatttgtaatttataaTCTGAATCTTATCCAACAAATAACCGATATGAACAACCCCCGACAAAGACTAATCAGATTCAATATTAAATTGTACGACGCCGTATTAAGGCCAtgtaattatataattttttttagagggcgggggcaatattctaagaaaaaactcgcaaatttacgattttttttctcacaaactttataaagtggcaaattgatgagaaaaaaactcgattcgttggtggttaatgggacactgtttataaaacgAAAAGGcaagatggagacggattcattcttaaattcaaactttactcgtcattcaccgcagccggagcgacaacacttcctgatcccctatcagctgacttaacactaaccaatcagaagctagcatactttaggtaaatgcaagtgaatgacataAATGAATGTCATAAATGACATAAAtgcacaagtaaatatacattttaacaacttaacttaaatgcttgatcgtccgggtgtggaccttctcaaagcgaggcgtctgtcgctggccagtgagcgaatgcttaacatgatatggttaatctatgctaaaacaattactatctccttatttggaaacaagaccgaaaagtattggcataaAAAGttgagtagtacgctacgtgtatttctcgtaaggttttaaaaaaaaaaaatctctcaaatttgccactttataagcgtaaatttgcgagtttataaagtggcaaaaaaaattctctgaatattgcccccgccctctaaaaaatatatatttatacgtggccctaatacgccgttatAAAATTATACTTATGTAatagaaaagtaaaaataaaaaataaaaaatattatacacaCATATTCCAAAGACAGATAATACAATTCAGATTTACAGTCCCAGACCAGGTAAATTATTCACacgttattttttgttttgttttgaaatgtttaacTGCTGCTAAGCATGTCGACCTAACAGTATATTGATTTGGTTTCAGCATGATTCCGAAACAAGGTCAAATGGCtcattatttttctgtatttggccattagaggaaaaagtttggacgtCGCTGCTTCAAaactaaagtgaaaaaaaacaatagcttGTTAATTTTCTCCCATAGTTGATTAGGAAATGTTGTCAAATGCCCATCGCGACCTTGTTATCAAACTCATCAGCGCTATTATGAGCTGTCCAGTCCTCTGTTCGGACCAGAGCAATATCGGGGAGCAAAAAGCAGCTCCGGTGACGATGGGGAGGATTAGCGGGGGATGACAAGGAGAATTATTAACATGGCTGTTGAAAACTCAACCTTTATGTGAGGGAGCCTGAAAGGAGGAAAAAGCAGTTTGTGTGGTTTCTTTTCTTACATTGTGAGCTCCAGCAGAAGAAGCTTACACTATTGGATTTGTGTGTCACTAATGGGGTCAGATAAAAATGTACTATTAGGActggccaaaaaaacaaaaaacacttctaCTGGGACTACCATATCAATTCACAGTCACACGTAAAAGGAAGATGTGGCCTGGTTTTTCACCAGGGTCATACTTGACCCTCTTTCAAgcaacatgatgatgatgatgatgatgatggtaatGATGATGAACAGAAGGGGGAAGATTACACCAAGACGGCGTCTTGATGGGCCACATGCTGCTCCGCTTTTATTCACATAAACTTCAAGATGTACTTCATTAACTGGGTCAAATATTTGCCAGCGTTTGAGTCACACTGGAATTGAGAAAAGTGAAACATTTACAACAAATTTGCATGGATGAAGCGGTACAgtgctgtgttgttttttttattgtgtggatgcaaaagtctacacaccccttccAAATGCAGGGTTTCGTGGTGGGGGTAATAATGAGACCAAGACCATTCCAAAACCTTTTAAACCATTAGTGTCATACACAATGCACTAATAATGtagttgcataagtgtgcacaccctttaATAACTGATGTGGCTATGTGCGCACATTAAAACTCATGTTAAAAGGTCAGCAtgcacctgccaccatttaaagtgcctctgattaacccttaataaagttcagctgtacTAGTAGGCTTTCCGGTAAATGCTCGCATTTAGTTGATCCAATGTGGAAGTATT is a window of Vanacampus margaritifer isolate UIUO_Vmar chromosome 2, RoL_Vmar_1.0, whole genome shotgun sequence DNA encoding:
- the LOC144044903 gene encoding ceramide synthase 2-like — its product is MELLPNVWAEHYWLPPGVTWEDMDRLAHSERPLPQHLLMALPLALIFVGLRYMFERFCAPPIGRCLGVRNRLQVTADPAPELESFYTQQSARPTQSDIIHLMSLCGKSQRQIETWFRLRRHQDKPCQTKKFGEATWRFFFYLTAFVGGLACLIDTPWFWDLRECWRQYPVQPMQSRHYWYYMLELGFYGSLLLRISVDIKRKDFKEQVIHHLATIFLLSFSYCANYIRVGTLVMILHDSADILLESAKMFNYGSGWRKVCDVLFVVFASVFFLTRLVIFPSKIIHTTLVLSMETFEPFAGYYFFNILLMVLQGLHVFWAALILRMVGKFLTGTIEKDERSDEDSELEEDKEEGDYCPTGSKDTQNYKLLTLSNNCVLNNFTNHRASVADRMRKAQ